A single region of the Vibrio cyclitrophicus genome encodes:
- a CDS encoding IS3 family transposase (programmed frameshift) codes for MTTSNNTYVKRTQRDYTLGFKLQVVAAVERGDMTYKQAQTIYGIQGRSTVLTWLRKHGKMNWAQNPRINAMHKSPKPEESPAQKIKRLEKELEDEKIKNLFLNRVVDILDAEHGTSLRKKYLAKGARSLQKQEGLSLVRVCKLCGITRQSVYQREKRAVNRQLELKPIKQMVLDIRRYMPRVGTRKLYFLLKPKLQAQGIKLGRDALFKYLRDERLLVRPKRSFTKTTNSRHWMKKHPNLLKDYQPCSPESVLVSDITYVQSDEGVHYLSLVTDAFSRKIMGYELSNEMKATDVVKALDMAVKGRQYHCSCIHHSDRGLQYCSGVYQDKLKSSGIIPSMTDGYDCYQNALAERVNGILKQEFLLDKCRNLGELKQLVKESISTYNNMRPHLSLRMKTPNEVHEKSQQLALLA; via the exons ATGACTACTTCAAATAATACCTACGTTAAGCGCACTCAGCGTGATTACACACTAGGCTTTAAATTACAGGTCGTCGCCGCTGTAGAAAGAGGCGATATGACATATAAACAAGCCCAAACCATTTATGGTATCCAAGGCCGCTCAACCGTTTTAACCTGGCTTCGAAAGCACGGTAAGATGAATTGGGCGCAAAATCCAAGGATCAATGCCATGCACAAATCACCTAAACCTGAAGAATCACCTGCACAGAAAATAAAACGTCTTGAGAAAGAGTTAGAAGACGAAAAAATCAAGAATCTCTTTTTAAATAGAGTAGTTGATATTCTTGATGCTGAGCACGGAACCAGTCTCAGAAAAAAGTATCTAGCCAAGG GAGCAAGAAGCCTTCAAAAGCAGGAAGGACTAAGTTTAGTTCGAGTATGTAAGCTATGCGGGATAACGAGACAAAGCGTTTATCAACGAGAAAAGCGAGCTGTTAATCGCCAGTTGGAACTTAAACCCATCAAACAAATGGTGTTGGATATTAGACGTTATATGCCTCGGGTAGGTACTAGAAAACTCTACTTTTTACTAAAGCCAAAGTTGCAAGCACAGGGTATAAAGCTAGGTCGAGATGCGCTTTTCAAATACTTAAGAGATGAACGATTATTGGTAAGACCTAAACGTAGTTTTACAAAAACGACCAACAGTAGACATTGGATGAAGAAACACCCGAACTTATTAAAGGATTACCAACCATGTAGTCCAGAGAGTGTGTTGGTGAGTGATATAACCTATGTCCAATCAGATGAAGGAGTTCACTATCTCTCATTGGTAACTGATGCGTTTAGTCGGAAAATTATGGGCTACGAGCTGAGCAACGAAATGAAGGCGACGGATGTTGTGAAAGCGCTAGATATGGCTGTTAAGGGACGTCAATATCATTGTTCGTGTATCCATCACTCTGATCGTGGTCTCCAGTACTGCTCAGGTGTTTATCAAGATAAGTTGAAAAGTAGCGGCATAATCCCCTCGATGACAGACGGTTATGACTGCTACCAAAATGCATTAGCAGAGAGAGTAAATGGAATACTGAAACAAGAGTTCTTACTTGATAAGTGTAGAAACCTCGGAGAGCTTAAACAACTAGTAAAAGAGTCTATAAGTACCTATAACAACATGAGGCCGCACCTTAGCCTTAGGATGAAAACTCCAAATGAGGTGCATGAAAAAAGCCAACAGCTGGCGCTATTGGCTTAG
- a CDS encoding sodium:proton antiporter: MSVYYTLCFLSAAAMLIAFVNTKIGKMQTTIAITAGSMMLSLLIIIAGQNNWFQLADIASETVASINFEDFLLKGILGFLLFAGGLGIKLPNLKDQKWEITVLALGATLFSTFFIGFVLYGFCQFIGIQFDLIYCLLFGSLISPTDPIAVLAIVKKLDAPRRISTQIEGESLFNDGFGLVIFVTLFTIAFGTEAPTVGSVTMLFIQEAIGGIVYGFALGLIFHYLISNTDDHSMELLLTIGIPTAGYAFAEVLHVSGPLAMVVSGIMIGNWTRFIGFSKESEDHLDHFWELIDEFLNGVLFLLIGMSMLLFKFHQEDWILMAFAVPLVLSARYLSVFLSYIGFKRFRTYNPWSIKILTWGGLRGGLALAMALSIPSGIWVIEEKLIDVKEVILVMTYAVVVFSILVQGSTITPMIEKAKQAEKELD, translated from the coding sequence ATGTCGGTCTATTACACCCTATGCTTCTTGTCCGCTGCTGCCATGCTTATTGCTTTCGTGAATACCAAAATTGGTAAGATGCAGACAACCATCGCCATCACCGCTGGTTCAATGATGCTATCTCTATTGATTATCATTGCGGGACAAAATAATTGGTTCCAATTGGCAGACATTGCCTCAGAGACCGTTGCCAGTATCAATTTTGAAGATTTCCTTCTAAAAGGGATATTAGGATTCTTACTATTTGCAGGCGGGTTGGGAATTAAATTACCAAACCTAAAAGACCAAAAGTGGGAAATAACAGTACTCGCATTAGGGGCAACGCTATTTTCAACATTCTTTATTGGTTTTGTGCTCTATGGGTTCTGTCAGTTCATCGGTATTCAATTTGATCTAATTTACTGCTTACTCTTTGGTTCTCTAATCTCCCCGACCGATCCAATTGCCGTGTTAGCCATCGTAAAGAAACTCGATGCTCCCAGACGAATCTCAACTCAAATCGAGGGAGAGTCTCTATTCAACGATGGTTTTGGCTTAGTTATCTTCGTTACCCTATTTACCATTGCGTTCGGTACAGAAGCACCGACTGTAGGTAGCGTGACTATGTTATTCATCCAAGAGGCGATTGGCGGTATCGTCTATGGCTTTGCTTTGGGGTTGATATTCCACTATCTAATCAGCAACACCGACGACCACTCGATGGAACTGCTATTAACCATCGGTATCCCAACTGCTGGTTATGCCTTTGCTGAAGTTCTACATGTATCAGGCCCATTGGCGATGGTAGTTTCAGGAATCATGATTGGTAACTGGACTCGATTTATCGGATTCTCAAAAGAGAGTGAGGATCATCTAGACCACTTCTGGGAATTGATAGATGAATTCTTGAATGGTGTATTGTTCTTACTAATCGGTATGTCAATGTTGCTATTCAAATTCCACCAAGAAGACTGGATCTTAATGGCTTTCGCTGTTCCTCTAGTACTAAGCGCTCGCTACCTAAGTGTCTTCTTGTCTTATATCGGGTTTAAGCGCTTTAGAACTTACAACCCATGGTCTATAAAAATTCTAACTTGGGGTGGTTTACGTGGCGGCTTAGCACTCGCTATGGCACTTTCCATACCTTCTGGTATTTGGGTAATTGAAGAGAAGCTCATCGACGTAAAAGAGGTCATCCTCGTTATGACCTATGCGGTAGTTGTATTCTCGATTTTAGTACAAGGCTCGACAATTACTCCTATGATCGAAAAAGCAAAGCAAGCAGAGAAAGAGCTAGATTAA
- the metH gene encoding methionine synthase, translated as MGSNVRQKIEVLLKQRILLIDGGMGTMIQDYKLEEQDYRGERFANWHRDLKGNNDLLVLTQPKLIKDIHTEYLEAGADILETNTFNATTIAMADYDMESLSEEINFAAAKLAREAADEWTAKTPDKPRFVAGVLGPTNRTCSISPDVNDPGYRNVSFDELVEAYSESTRALIKGGSDLILIETIFDTLNAKACAFAVESVFEEIGIKLPVMISGTITDASGRTLSGQTTEAFYNALRHVKPISFGLNCALGPDELREYVGEMSRISESYVSAHPNAGLPNAFGEYDLSPEDMAEHVKEWAESGFLNLIGGCCGTTPEHIRQMAAAVDGVMPRQLPDLPVSCRLSGLEPLTIAKESLFVNVGERTNVTGSARFKRLIKEELYDEALSVAREQVENGAQIIDINMDEGMLDAEACMVKFLNLCASEPEISKVPVMVDSSKWEVIEAGLKCIQGKGIVNSISLKEGKEKFVEQAKLVRRYGAAVIVMAFDEVGQADTRERKVEICTNAYNILVDEVGFPPEDIIFDPNIFAVATGIDEHNNYAVDFIEAVGDIKRDLPHAMISGGVSNVSFSFRGNNYVREAIHAVFLYHCFKNGMDMGIVNAGQLEIYDNVPEDLREAVEDVVLNRRDDSTERLLDIATEYLERAVGKVEDKSALEWRTWPVEKRLEHSLVKGITDFIVEDTEEARVNASRPIEVIEGPLMDGMNVVGDLFGEGKMFLPQVVKSARVMKQAVAHLEPFINATKDVGATNGKILLATVKGDVHDIGKNIVGVVLQCNNYEIIDLGVMVSCEKILKVAKEENVDIIGLSGLITPSLDEMVHVAKEMERQGFKLPLLIGGATTSKAHTAVKIEQNYSEPVVYVNNASRAVGVCTSLLSDELKPAFVEKLDIDYDRVRDQHNRKKPRTKPVTLEGARANKVAIDWDAYTPPAPAKPGVHIFNDFDVATLRQYIDWTPFFMTWSLVGKYPAILDHEEVGEEAKRLFKDANDLLDRVEKEKLLEARGMCAMFPANSVGDDIEVYTDESRTEVLKVLHNLRQQTEKPKGFNYCLSDYIAPKDSGKADWIGGFAVTGGIGERELADEYKAKGDDYNAIMIQAVADRLAEAFAEYLHKEVRKDIWGYSPDEDLSNDDLIREKYQGIRPAPGYPACPEHTEKGTLWELMDVEKAIDMSLTTSYAMWPGASVSGMYFSHPDARYFAIAQIQQDQVDSYADRKGWDMLEAEKWLGPNIN; from the coding sequence GTGGGAAGCAATGTAAGGCAAAAGATTGAAGTTCTGTTGAAGCAAAGAATTTTACTGATCGATGGTGGCATGGGCACTATGATTCAGGACTATAAATTGGAAGAGCAAGACTACCGCGGTGAACGTTTTGCTAATTGGCATCGTGACTTAAAGGGCAACAATGACCTTTTAGTTCTTACACAGCCTAAGCTTATCAAAGATATCCATACTGAATATTTGGAAGCTGGGGCCGACATCCTCGAAACCAATACCTTTAATGCTACAACCATTGCTATGGCCGATTACGATATGGAAAGCCTTAGCGAAGAAATTAACTTTGCTGCTGCCAAGCTAGCTCGTGAAGCTGCTGATGAGTGGACAGCAAAGACTCCGGATAAACCTCGCTTTGTGGCAGGGGTGTTAGGCCCAACAAACCGAACGTGCTCTATATCCCCAGATGTTAATGATCCAGGCTACCGTAATGTTAGCTTTGACGAATTGGTTGAAGCTTACTCTGAGTCTACTCGTGCTCTTATCAAGGGTGGCTCAGATCTTATTCTTATCGAAACCATCTTTGATACGCTAAACGCGAAAGCATGTGCTTTTGCTGTTGAATCAGTTTTTGAAGAAATTGGTATTAAATTGCCAGTCATGATCTCAGGCACCATAACTGATGCATCAGGCCGTACGCTTTCAGGACAGACTACTGAGGCATTCTATAACGCCCTTCGTCATGTTAAACCTATTTCGTTTGGATTGAACTGTGCACTCGGGCCAGATGAATTGCGTGAGTACGTTGGTGAGATGTCTCGTATCTCAGAAAGCTATGTGTCTGCTCACCCTAACGCTGGTTTACCTAATGCGTTTGGCGAGTATGACCTTTCTCCCGAAGATATGGCTGAACATGTTAAAGAATGGGCTGAAAGTGGCTTCTTGAACTTAATTGGTGGCTGTTGTGGTACGACACCAGAACATATTCGTCAGATGGCCGCGGCTGTTGACGGTGTAATGCCGCGCCAATTACCCGACTTGCCAGTATCTTGCCGTCTTTCGGGGTTAGAGCCGTTGACGATCGCCAAAGAATCTCTGTTTGTGAACGTAGGTGAGCGTACTAACGTTACCGGCTCTGCTCGATTTAAGCGCCTTATCAAAGAAGAACTCTATGATGAAGCTTTGAGTGTTGCTCGAGAGCAAGTTGAGAATGGCGCTCAAATTATCGATATCAACATGGATGAAGGGATGCTAGACGCTGAGGCGTGTATGGTTAAATTCCTTAATCTATGTGCGTCTGAGCCTGAGATCTCGAAAGTGCCAGTCATGGTCGACTCTTCAAAATGGGAAGTTATTGAAGCGGGTCTGAAATGTATTCAGGGTAAAGGCATCGTTAACTCTATCTCATTGAAGGAAGGGAAAGAGAAGTTTGTCGAACAAGCGAAACTGGTTCGCCGATATGGTGCAGCCGTTATCGTCATGGCGTTCGATGAAGTTGGCCAAGCTGATACTCGAGAGCGTAAAGTTGAGATTTGTACCAATGCCTACAATATTCTGGTTGATGAAGTGGGCTTCCCACCTGAAGATATTATTTTTGACCCGAACATCTTTGCGGTGGCAACGGGTATTGATGAGCATAATAACTATGCGGTCGATTTCATTGAAGCGGTAGGCGATATCAAACGAGACTTACCTCACGCAATGATCTCTGGTGGTGTATCGAATGTTTCATTCTCATTCCGAGGTAATAACTACGTTCGTGAGGCTATCCACGCAGTATTCCTATATCACTGTTTTAAAAACGGTATGGATATGGGTATCGTAAATGCTGGGCAATTAGAGATTTACGATAATGTGCCTGAGGATTTGCGTGAAGCGGTTGAAGATGTGGTTCTAAACCGTCGAGATGATTCTACTGAGCGCTTGCTAGATATTGCGACTGAGTATCTAGAGCGTGCAGTGGGGAAAGTTGAAGATAAATCCGCTTTAGAGTGGCGTACTTGGCCAGTAGAAAAGCGTTTAGAACACTCTTTAGTGAAAGGTATTACTGACTTTATTGTTGAAGATACCGAAGAAGCTCGCGTTAATGCTTCTCGCCCTATTGAGGTGATTGAAGGCCCATTAATGGATGGTATGAACGTGGTTGGTGATCTGTTTGGTGAAGGTAAAATGTTCCTTCCTCAAGTGGTGAAATCTGCACGTGTTATGAAGCAAGCGGTAGCCCATCTAGAACCATTTATTAATGCAACCAAAGACGTTGGTGCGACTAACGGAAAAATCTTACTTGCGACCGTAAAAGGCGATGTTCACGATATTGGCAAAAACATTGTTGGCGTTGTCTTACAGTGTAATAACTACGAAATTATCGACTTAGGCGTGATGGTTTCATGTGAAAAAATCCTCAAGGTCGCTAAGGAAGAGAACGTCGATATCATCGGCCTTTCGGGTTTAATCACTCCTTCACTGGATGAGATGGTTCATGTGGCTAAAGAGATGGAGAGACAAGGCTTCAAACTGCCTCTTCTGATTGGTGGAGCAACGACATCCAAAGCGCATACAGCCGTTAAGATTGAACAGAACTACTCTGAGCCAGTTGTATATGTAAATAATGCCTCACGCGCTGTGGGTGTATGTACCTCACTACTCTCTGATGAATTGAAACCTGCTTTCGTTGAGAAGTTGGATATCGATTACGATCGCGTTCGAGATCAGCACAATCGTAAGAAGCCGCGCACCAAGCCGGTCACACTAGAGGGAGCTCGTGCCAATAAAGTCGCTATCGATTGGGATGCGTATACTCCACCGGCACCCGCTAAACCGGGAGTTCACATCTTCAATGATTTTGATGTAGCTACTCTGCGTCAGTACATCGATTGGACTCCATTCTTTATGACATGGTCATTGGTTGGTAAGTACCCAGCTATTTTGGATCATGAAGAAGTGGGTGAAGAGGCAAAACGTTTATTCAAAGATGCCAATGATTTACTGGATCGCGTAGAGAAAGAGAAGCTGCTTGAAGCGCGTGGTATGTGTGCCATGTTTCCAGCGAACAGTGTTGGTGATGATATTGAGGTGTATACCGATGAATCTCGTACAGAAGTGCTGAAGGTTCTGCATAATCTTCGCCAGCAAACCGAGAAGCCAAAAGGTTTTAACTACTGCTTGTCAGATTACATTGCTCCAAAAGACAGCGGTAAAGCTGACTGGATTGGTGGCTTTGCGGTTACTGGTGGTATTGGTGAGCGAGAGCTGGCTGATGAATACAAAGCGAAAGGCGATGACTACAACGCAATCATGATTCAGGCGGTTGCGGACCGTTTGGCTGAGGCGTTCGCGGAGTATCTGCATAAAGAAGTGAGAAAGGACATTTGGGGTTACTCGCCAGATGAGGATTTGTCTAACGATGATTTGATTCGCGAGAAGTACCAAGGTATTCGTCCTGCTCCGGGTTACCCAGCCTGTCCTGAACATACAGAGAAAGGCACGTTGTGGGAGCTTATGGACGTTGAAAAGGCAATCGACATGTCACTAACCACGAGTTAC